One Microvirga thermotolerans DNA window includes the following coding sequences:
- the lspA gene encoding signal peptidase II, with protein sequence MRARPAVFVLGLIALTAAVDLGTKLLASVHLADAVEPLVPFLSLALAFNRGVSFSMFSAGTEAAVTTLLIVQALATAFVTWFALRAPDLGERTGYGLIAGGALGNLIDRAADGAVTDFLDLHPMAWRLFTFNVADIFISAGVVLLVIDALLKSRGPAARPETAVHERRPG encoded by the coding sequence ATGAGGGCCCGACCGGCTGTCTTTGTTCTCGGCCTGATCGCGCTCACGGCTGCTGTCGACCTTGGGACCAAGCTCCTTGCCTCCGTGCATCTGGCCGACGCGGTAGAGCCCCTTGTCCCTTTCCTGAGCCTCGCGCTGGCGTTCAACCGCGGTGTCAGCTTCAGCATGTTCTCGGCGGGCACGGAGGCAGCGGTTACGACCCTGCTGATCGTGCAGGCGCTGGCGACCGCCTTCGTGACCTGGTTCGCGCTGCGGGCTCCGGATCTGGGCGAGCGCACCGGGTATGGCTTGATCGCCGGAGGCGCGCTGGGGAACCTGATCGACCGGGCGGCGGATGGAGCCGTGACCGACTTCCTCGACCTCCACCCGATGGCCTGGCGGCTGTTCACGTTCAACGTCGCCGACATCTTCATCTCCGCAGGCGTCGTTCTGCTCGTGATCGACGCCCTCCTGAAGTCCCGCGGACCGGCGGCCCGTCCCGAAACGGCCGTGCACGAAAGGCGCCCCGGATGA
- a CDS encoding L,D-transpeptidase family protein, which yields MMKRIAMAASLVLALAACQSEGVSTSSTKHLAPIPSATMALMASKGMSQNDPILMRAYKKESEIEVWKRGRDGKYALLKTYPMCRWSGQLGPKIREGDRQAPEGFYTVTPAAMNPNSQLYLSFNLGYPNAYDRAHGRTGAHLMVHGSCSSMGCFAMTDEAISEVYALARESFASGQRGFQFQSYPFRMTAENLAKHRYDPNIAFWKNLKEGSDYFEVAKEEPQVSVANRQYAFGGSASMMAAVAQKRQRDEQEVAELVAKGVQPIRLVYDDGGQHQTFRQALAGDTSADGGSLAVDVSARNRLGDVSRPEALAAGPREIVLAANGKPKQEPSSALAYASQKSAVGQTRASGSVRQAASTPTPAAAAAPEPAAQAAGGEERSVLKRMLAFIGG from the coding sequence ATGATGAAGCGTATCGCAATGGCCGCGAGCCTGGTTCTCGCGCTCGCCGCCTGCCAGAGTGAGGGCGTCTCCACAAGCTCGACGAAGCACCTCGCGCCGATCCCATCGGCCACCATGGCGCTGATGGCCAGCAAGGGGATGTCGCAGAACGACCCGATCCTGATGCGGGCCTACAAGAAGGAATCCGAGATCGAGGTTTGGAAGCGCGGCCGCGACGGCAAGTACGCGCTGCTCAAGACCTACCCGATGTGCCGCTGGTCGGGCCAGCTCGGGCCGAAGATCCGCGAGGGCGACCGCCAGGCGCCGGAAGGCTTCTACACGGTTACCCCGGCCGCCATGAACCCGAACTCGCAGCTCTACCTGTCGTTCAATCTCGGCTACCCGAACGCGTACGACCGCGCCCATGGCCGCACGGGGGCGCACCTGATGGTGCACGGCTCGTGCTCGTCGATGGGCTGCTTCGCGATGACGGACGAGGCCATCTCCGAGGTCTACGCCCTGGCGCGTGAGTCCTTCGCCAGTGGCCAGCGCGGCTTCCAGTTCCAGTCCTATCCGTTCCGGATGACGGCCGAGAACCTGGCCAAGCACCGCTACGACCCCAACATCGCGTTCTGGAAGAACCTCAAGGAAGGCTCGGACTACTTCGAGGTCGCCAAGGAGGAGCCGCAGGTGTCCGTGGCCAACCGGCAGTACGCATTCGGGGGCAGCGCCTCCATGATGGCGGCGGTCGCGCAGAAGCGCCAGAGGGACGAGCAGGAGGTCGCCGAACTGGTGGCCAAGGGCGTGCAGCCGATCAGGCTGGTCTACGACGATGGCGGGCAGCACCAGACCTTCCGGCAGGCGCTGGCCGGTGACACCTCGGCAGACGGTGGCTCGCTTGCCGTCGACGTAAGCGCCCGGAACCGCCTTGGCGACGTCAGCCGGCCGGAGGCCTTGGCCGCGGGGCCGCGGGAAATCGTCCTCGCCGCCAATGGCAAGCCGAAGCAGGAACCCTCGTCGGCGCTGGCGTATGCCTCGCAGAAATCGGCTGTGGGGCAGACCCGCGCCAGCGGATCGGTCCGGCAGGCTGCATCGACACCGACCCCTGCTGCCGCGGCAGCGCCTGAGCCGGCGGCCCAAGCCGCAGGTGGCGAGGAGCGCTCCGTCCTGAAACGGATGCTTGCGTTCATTGGCGGGTAG
- a CDS encoding NAD(+) synthase, which produces MISFFSPYRHDFVRIATCVPRMDVANPSFNAERTLELLRQGHQERIALMVFPELGLSAYSIDDLFHQDALLEAVEDAIGRVVADSADLLPAFVVGAPLRSRGRLYNAAIVIHAGRILGVVPKAYLPNYREFYERRYFAPGAEVRGQTITIAGGEVPLGIDLLFRSAGSCPFTFHVEICEDMWVPHPPSTAAALAGAEILLNLSASNITIGKAEDRRLLCGSQSMRCVAAYAYSAAGPGESTTDLAWDGHGGIFEDGLRLAETERFPANSTMAVADVDLGRLRQERMRRVTFRDCGDVLGVTPADFRVIPLSVDAPEEPLALRRPVERFPYVPSDPSKLADNCYEAYNIQVQGLAKRLQATRTEKVVIGVSGGLDSTQALLVCCRAMDKLGLPRTNILAYTLPGFATSEGTKGNAWALMRALGVTASEIDIRPVARQMLSDMGHPFAEGQPVYDVTFENVQAGLRTDYLFRLANHNRGIVVGTGDLSELGLGWCTYGVGDQMSHYNVNASVSKTLIQHLIRFVAASGDVDETTAGILHAILATEISPELVPQDASGQIQSTEAMIGPYALQDFNLYYLTRYGFRPSKIAYLSWHAWRDAEAGTWPPNLPPSSHRAYDLGEIKRWLRVFLGRFITSQFKRTAMPNGPKISSGGSLSPRGDWRAPSDAGSSVWLEELDRNVPDDEAALSQNG; this is translated from the coding sequence ATGATCTCTTTCTTCTCACCCTACCGCCACGACTTCGTCCGCATCGCGACCTGTGTCCCAAGGATGGATGTGGCCAATCCAAGCTTCAATGCCGAGCGTACCCTGGAGTTGTTGCGCCAAGGCCATCAGGAGCGCATCGCCCTCATGGTGTTCCCGGAGCTCGGACTGTCCGCTTACTCGATTGACGATCTCTTCCATCAGGACGCCCTGCTCGAAGCCGTCGAGGATGCGATTGGCCGCGTCGTAGCCGACAGCGCCGACCTGCTCCCGGCCTTCGTGGTCGGAGCGCCTCTCCGCTCCAGAGGCCGCCTCTATAACGCGGCGATTGTGATCCATGCCGGACGCATCCTCGGCGTCGTGCCGAAGGCCTACCTGCCCAACTACCGGGAATTCTACGAGCGACGTTACTTCGCCCCTGGGGCGGAGGTCCGCGGCCAGACCATCACCATCGCAGGGGGCGAGGTTCCTTTGGGGATCGACCTCCTGTTCCGGTCGGCGGGCAGTTGCCCGTTCACCTTTCATGTCGAGATCTGCGAGGACATGTGGGTGCCCCATCCGCCGAGCACGGCGGCGGCGCTCGCCGGGGCGGAAATCCTGCTCAACCTTTCAGCCAGTAACATCACCATCGGCAAGGCCGAGGACCGGCGCCTGCTGTGCGGCTCCCAGTCGATGCGCTGCGTCGCGGCCTATGCCTATTCGGCGGCGGGCCCCGGCGAGTCCACGACCGATCTCGCCTGGGACGGTCATGGCGGCATCTTCGAGGACGGCCTGCGCCTGGCCGAGACCGAACGCTTTCCTGCCAATTCCACCATGGCTGTGGCCGACGTGGACCTCGGGCGCCTGCGCCAGGAACGGATGCGGCGCGTCACCTTCCGCGATTGCGGCGACGTGTTGGGGGTCACGCCGGCCGACTTCCGGGTCATTCCCCTGTCCGTCGACGCACCGGAGGAGCCCCTCGCGCTCCGGCGGCCCGTCGAGCGTTTCCCGTATGTCCCGTCGGATCCGAGCAAGCTGGCCGACAACTGCTACGAGGCGTACAACATCCAGGTCCAAGGGCTCGCGAAGCGCCTGCAAGCGACCCGCACCGAGAAGGTCGTCATCGGCGTGTCCGGCGGCCTCGACTCGACGCAGGCTCTTCTCGTGTGCTGCCGCGCCATGGACAAGCTTGGCCTGCCGCGAACCAACATCCTCGCCTATACCCTGCCGGGCTTCGCGACCAGCGAGGGCACCAAGGGCAACGCCTGGGCCCTGATGCGGGCGCTCGGGGTCACTGCATCCGAGATCGACATCCGCCCGGTCGCCCGGCAGATGCTCTCCGACATGGGGCATCCTTTCGCCGAGGGGCAGCCCGTCTACGACGTCACGTTCGAGAACGTGCAGGCGGGCCTGCGCACCGACTACCTGTTCCGGCTCGCCAACCACAACCGGGGCATCGTCGTGGGGACCGGCGACCTGTCCGAGCTGGGACTGGGCTGGTGCACGTACGGCGTCGGGGACCAGATGTCCCACTACAACGTCAATGCATCGGTCTCGAAGACGCTGATCCAGCACCTGATCCGGTTCGTGGCCGCCTCGGGCGACGTCGATGAGACGACCGCCGGCATCCTGCACGCAATCCTGGCGACCGAGATCTCGCCGGAGCTGGTGCCGCAGGATGCCTCGGGGCAGATCCAGTCGACGGAGGCCATGATTGGTCCCTACGCGTTGCAGGACTTCAACCTGTACTACCTCACGCGCTATGGGTTCCGCCCGTCGAAGATCGCGTACCTTTCGTGGCATGCCTGGAGAGATGCGGAAGCCGGCACCTGGCCGCCGAACCTCCCGCCGAGCTCGCATCGGGCCTACGACCTTGGCGAGATCAAGCGATGGCTGCGGGTCTTCCTGGGGCGGTTCATCACCAGCCAGTTCAAGCGCACGGCGATGCCGAACGGCCCAAAGATCTCGTCCGGCGGCTCCCTGTCCCCGCGGGGCGATTGGCGCGCCCCTTCAGATGCGGGATCGAGTGTCTGGCTGGAGGAGCTCGACCGCAACGTGCCGGATGACGAGGCGGCGCTATCTCAGAATGGGTGA
- a CDS encoding cation diffusion facilitator family transporter: MSDDDDDDKIQDYSHVTPAYRRALWTVVVLNVGYGLAEIVAGFVSGSQALKADALDFLGDGTITLLGLLAIGWSLVWRARSALLQGIFLGLLGLGILVTSAYRVFVLHQPEAEIMGLFGVIALVVNVVSAWVLLPHRTGDANVRAVWLFSRNDAIGNVAVIIAAGLVAWTATPWPDLVVAVVIAGLFLQSSWAIIKDARRDLKVAQSPA; this comes from the coding sequence ATGAGTGACGACGATGACGACGACAAGATCCAGGATTACTCCCACGTCACCCCGGCCTACCGGCGGGCCCTGTGGACCGTCGTGGTGCTCAACGTCGGCTATGGGCTGGCCGAGATCGTGGCCGGGTTCGTTTCCGGGTCGCAGGCCCTGAAGGCGGACGCCCTCGACTTCCTGGGTGACGGCACCATCACGCTGCTCGGCCTACTCGCCATCGGGTGGAGCCTGGTCTGGCGGGCGCGATCCGCGCTCCTGCAGGGCATCTTCCTCGGCCTCCTCGGCCTCGGCATCCTGGTCACGTCCGCGTACCGGGTGTTCGTGCTCCACCAGCCCGAGGCCGAGATCATGGGTTTGTTCGGCGTCATTGCGCTGGTTGTCAACGTCGTGTCGGCGTGGGTTCTGCTGCCGCACCGGACCGGGGACGCGAATGTCCGGGCCGTGTGGCTGTTCAGCCGGAACGATGCCATCGGCAACGTGGCGGTGATCATCGCCGCCGGCCTCGTCGCCTGGACCGCGACGCCATGGCCCGACCTCGTTGTTGCCGTCGTGATCGCGGGACTGTTCCTCCAATCGTCGTGGGCCATCATCAAGGATGCCCGCCGCGACCTCAAGGTCGCCCAATCACCAGCCTGA
- a CDS encoding phenylacetate--CoA ligase family protein, which translates to MSESILRLILDAHRARRRGGKSIVQRQQARFAEMVVFARTHSPYYRELYRRLPDRVDDPARLPVTSKSALMERFDDWVTDQSVTRDQVRAFVSNVELVGERLMGRYLVATTSGTTGTRGVFLIDDRSLAVTSAMALRMLRDWLSFRDVLRIMAGGGRTAMVMATGGHFASAVAAARLQKGRPGRAVQVLSVHTPIPELVAQLNRFRPVVVAPYASMAALLASEQEAGRLNIKPALVALSAEGLPLDEYDRIARTFGTKVGNSYAATECPFLSYGCEHGWLHVNSDWVVLEPVDADHRPVPPGEPSHTVLVSNLANKVQPILRYDLGDSVLQRPDPCPCGNPLPAIRVQGRAADVLTFPSTDGHSVTVAPLAFGALAARVSGIQAFQVVQTAPANLRVRLRYAAEADADRVWQVLHAELMRLLTANGATHVRIERAKEPPEQSPGGKFREVIPLR; encoded by the coding sequence ATGAGTGAGAGCATCCTTCGTCTAATCCTGGACGCCCATAGGGCCAGGAGGCGCGGCGGGAAGTCCATTGTGCAGCGGCAGCAGGCGCGCTTCGCCGAGATGGTCGTGTTCGCCCGCACCCATTCGCCTTATTATCGTGAGCTTTATCGGCGCCTGCCTGATCGGGTCGACGATCCCGCCCGCCTGCCGGTCACCAGCAAGAGCGCGTTGATGGAGCGGTTCGACGATTGGGTGACGGATCAAAGCGTAACCCGCGATCAAGTGCGGGCCTTCGTTTCGAACGTGGAACTCGTCGGCGAGCGGCTGATGGGCAGGTATCTCGTCGCCACCACCTCCGGAACCACTGGAACACGCGGGGTGTTCCTGATCGATGACCGGAGCTTGGCGGTGACGAGCGCCATGGCGCTGCGGATGCTGAGAGATTGGCTCAGCTTCAGGGACGTCCTCCGGATCATGGCGGGTGGCGGGCGCACGGCGATGGTGATGGCAACCGGCGGACACTTCGCGTCCGCGGTCGCCGCGGCTCGCCTGCAGAAGGGTCGGCCGGGTCGGGCCGTTCAGGTCCTGTCGGTGCACACCCCGATCCCGGAACTGGTCGCACAACTCAACCGCTTCCGTCCGGTTGTTGTTGCCCCATACGCCAGCATGGCGGCGCTCCTGGCCAGCGAACAGGAGGCAGGCCGCCTCAACATCAAGCCGGCCCTGGTGGCGCTTTCGGCGGAGGGGTTGCCACTGGACGAGTATGACCGCATCGCACGGACGTTCGGCACCAAGGTCGGCAACTCCTATGCCGCAACCGAATGCCCGTTCCTGAGCTACGGTTGCGAGCATGGCTGGCTGCACGTCAACAGCGATTGGGTCGTGTTGGAGCCTGTCGATGCGGACCATCGGCCCGTGCCGCCAGGCGAGCCGTCCCACACCGTGCTGGTGAGCAACCTCGCCAACAAGGTGCAGCCGATCCTCCGCTACGATCTCGGCGACAGCGTACTGCAGAGGCCGGATCCCTGTCCGTGCGGGAACCCGCTTCCGGCCATTCGGGTCCAAGGACGTGCCGCCGATGTCTTGACATTCCCGAGCACCGACGGCCATTCGGTCACAGTGGCTCCCCTCGCGTTCGGTGCCTTGGCGGCTCGGGTGTCGGGGATCCAGGCCTTTCAGGTCGTTCAGACTGCCCCCGCCAATCTCCGCGTCCGCCTCCGGTATGCTGCTGAAGCGGATGCTGATCGGGTCTGGCAGGTTCTGCACGCCGAACTGATGCGTCTGTTGACGGCGAATGGCGCGACGCACGTGCGGATCGAGCGTGCGAAGGAGCCGCCGGAACAATCACCCGGGGGCAAATTCCGCGAGGTCATCCCGCTACGTTAG